The Flavobacterium praedii genome window below encodes:
- the nagB gene encoding glucosamine-6-phosphate deaminase has product MRTTTTLVNDISYKPAGQFEDTRFEKIHNVIFKNSMDASIIVAQEIADLIRSKQEKNKKCVLGLATGSSPIKVYQELVRMHKEEGLSFDNVVTFNLDEYYPMPKESNQSYHYFMHQHLFNHVDIRPENINIPDGTVALEDLNQFCVDYELKIKSSGGLDFQLLGIGRTGHVGFNEPGSHINSGTRIITLDHITKVDASGDFNGIGNVPKKAITMGVSTILRSKRIVLMAWGQNKASIIKRTIQGDISSEVPATFLQNHNNTTFVLDEGAASELTRLETPWLVGECIWTEQLKNKAIVWLCQHTNQSILKLTDRDYNNNGMSDLLAAGSSSYDLNINMFNVLQHTITGWPGGKPNTDDANRPERSNPAKKRVILFSPHPDDDVISMGGTFAKLIKQGHDVHVVYQTSGNIAVTDDEALKFAEVCNDFVGEDTSGINFQSVIDFINSKAKGQNDSDEVRKLKGLIRRRESYAATRYIGLKDENTHFLDLPFYETGMVQKKPLGPEDIAIVKEIIERIKPHQVFAAGDLADPHGTHEVCLNAIFAAMKALKSKPFMNDCWLWLYRGAWHEWDIHEIDMAVPLSPDEVLLKRQAILYHQSQKDRVMFQGNDSREFWVRAEDRNKNTAKLYDKLGLAEYEAIEAFKRFEY; this is encoded by the coding sequence ATGAGAACTACAACAACCTTAGTTAATGACATCAGTTACAAGCCTGCTGGTCAATTTGAAGACACCCGTTTTGAAAAAATACACAATGTAATTTTTAAAAATTCAATGGATGCTTCGATAATCGTTGCTCAAGAGATTGCAGATTTAATTCGTTCCAAACAAGAAAAAAATAAAAAATGTGTTTTAGGTTTGGCAACAGGTTCGTCACCTATAAAAGTATATCAGGAATTGGTACGCATGCACAAGGAGGAAGGATTGAGTTTTGATAATGTAGTTACTTTTAACTTAGATGAATATTATCCGATGCCAAAGGAAAGTAATCAAAGTTACCATTACTTTATGCATCAACATCTTTTTAATCATGTTGACATTAGACCAGAAAATATAAATATTCCTGACGGTACAGTTGCATTAGAAGACTTAAATCAGTTTTGTGTTGATTATGAATTGAAAATTAAAAGTTCGGGTGGACTTGATTTTCAATTATTAGGAATTGGTCGAACAGGCCATGTTGGTTTTAATGAGCCAGGTTCACATATCAATTCTGGTACAAGAATCATAACATTGGATCATATTACTAAAGTGGATGCTTCAGGTGATTTTAATGGAATAGGAAATGTACCAAAAAAAGCTATCACAATGGGGGTTTCAACCATTCTTAGATCCAAGAGGATTGTATTGATGGCTTGGGGACAAAATAAAGCTTCAATTATAAAAAGAACCATTCAAGGCGATATCAGTTCAGAAGTACCTGCAACGTTTCTACAAAATCATAACAACACGACTTTCGTTTTAGACGAAGGGGCCGCATCCGAGTTAACGCGATTGGAGACTCCTTGGTTAGTAGGGGAGTGTATTTGGACGGAACAATTGAAAAACAAAGCAATTGTTTGGCTTTGTCAACATACAAATCAATCAATTCTAAAATTAACGGATAGAGATTACAACAACAATGGAATGTCCGATTTATTGGCAGCGGGTAGCTCATCTTATGATTTGAATATCAATATGTTCAATGTATTACAACATACCATTACAGGATGGCCTGGAGGAAAACCAAATACAGATGATGCTAATAGACCGGAACGTTCTAATCCTGCCAAGAAAAGAGTAATTCTGTTTAGTCCTCATCCTGATGATGATGTTATTTCTATGGGAGGAACATTTGCAAAATTGATTAAACAAGGTCATGATGTGCATGTAGTGTATCAAACTTCTGGAAATATTGCGGTTACAGATGATGAAGCACTCAAATTTGCCGAAGTATGCAATGATTTTGTTGGTGAAGATACATCTGGAATCAACTTCCAATCCGTAATAGATTTTATAAATTCAAAAGCAAAAGGTCAAAATGATTCTGATGAAGTTCGTAAATTAAAAGGATTGATCAGAAGACGCGAATCTTATGCCGCAACAAGATACATCGGTTTGAAAGATGAAAATACTCACTTTTTAGATTTGCCGTTTTATGAAACAGGTATGGTTCAAAAGAAACCATTAGGACCTGAGGATATTGCAATCGTAAAAGAAATCATAGAAAGAATTAAGCCTCATCAAGTATTTGCTGCAGGTGATCTTGCTGATCCTCACGGTACTCATGAAGTTTGTTTGAATGCTATTTTTGCTGCCATGAAAGCATTAAAATCGAAACCATTCATGAACGATTGTTGGTTATGGTTGTACAGAGGTGCTTGGCACGAATGGGATATTCATGAAATTGATATGGCTGTTCCTTTGAGTCCAGACGAAGTACTCTTAAAAAGACAGGCTATTTTGTATCATCAATCTCAAAAAGACAGGGTAATGTTTCAAGGTAATGACTCCAGAGAATTTTGGGTACGTGCCGAGGATCGAAATAAAAACACAGCCAAATTATATGATAAATTAGGACTAGCCGAATATGAAGCCATTGAAGCTTTTAAACGTTTTGAGTACTAA
- a CDS encoding DUF418 domain-containing protein, giving the protein MSNSSFNLKTPRVEVVDALRGFAIMSIMLLHNIEHFDYYNFPEALPEWIKFLDKIIWETLFFLFGGKSYAIFALLFGFSFYIQNDNQQKKGNDFRGRFLWRLLLLLGFGFVNTIFYEGDILMIYAVLGIALIPVCKWNDKAVFITAIILMLQPFEWVRYFYMLLHPEFVPAPNVSDHYFGLMGEYFKSNSFLDYAIGNIRIGRLASVFWSWENGRFFQAPSLFLLGMLIGRKKLFIASIESNLFWKKALQYAITLFIPLFLLKITRWV; this is encoded by the coding sequence ATGTCAAACAGTTCTTTTAATTTAAAAACTCCTAGAGTTGAAGTAGTTGATGCCTTAAGAGGTTTTGCAATCATGTCTATTATGTTGTTGCATAATATTGAACATTTTGATTACTATAATTTTCCAGAAGCCCTGCCAGAATGGATAAAATTTTTAGATAAAATAATTTGGGAGACCTTGTTTTTTCTTTTTGGTGGAAAATCGTATGCCATTTTTGCATTACTTTTTGGTTTTAGTTTTTATATCCAAAATGATAATCAGCAAAAAAAAGGAAATGATTTTAGAGGTCGATTTCTTTGGCGTTTATTGCTATTATTAGGATTTGGGTTTGTAAATACTATTTTTTACGAAGGTGATATTCTAATGATTTATGCTGTATTGGGAATTGCATTAATTCCTGTTTGTAAATGGAATGACAAAGCTGTTTTTATAACGGCAATAATTTTGATGTTACAACCATTTGAATGGGTTAGGTATTTTTATATGCTTTTACATCCCGAATTTGTACCAGCTCCTAATGTATCGGATCATTATTTTGGCCTAATGGGCGAGTATTTTAAAAGCAATTCCTTTTTGGATTATGCAATCGGAAATATTAGAATCGGAAGATTAGCATCTGTTTTTTGGTCTTGGGAAAATGGTCGTTTTTTTCAAGCTCCTTCTTTATTTCTTTTAGGGATGCTTATTGGACGCAAAAAACTTTTTATTGCATCAATTGAAAGTAATTTGTTTTGGAAAAAAGCATTGCAATATGCCATTACCCTTTTTATTCCTTTGTTTTTATTAAAAATAACCCGTTGGGTGTAA
- a CDS encoding beta-N-acetylhexosaminidase, which produces MKYIVLFLFANFISYAQITKEQLNIMPWPQNISLSEGSFALTKNFKVNITGAPNSRVFSGATNFLRRLDGRTGLFFNQGFITGLNEVPSAELQINCVRNGKIELYEDESYLLDITKNKITINATSDLGALHALETLLQLVQNNSKSFYFPISKISDFPRFTWRGLMIDAARHFMPVDVIKRNLDAMAAAKMNVFHWHLVDDQGWRIEMKKHPKLIQMASDGNYYTQEEIKNVVKYAGERGILIVPEIDMPGHGTAILTAYPEIGSKVVDVNINSGEKEQKFTQIQSYNLERNSGIFTPTLDPSNPKTYQLISEFFDEVCPLFPGKFFHIGGDENEGKDWDSNPAIQVFKKKHNLANNHELQTYFTMQLIPMLKKHNKVLMGWEEIMTKNMSKDAIIHSWKGINEGVPAGKSLVDAVKGGYKTVLSNGYYIDLVYGVEDHYTVDPMPKNVTLSEEEKARILGGEATMWSELVTPTTIDSRIWPRTAAIAERLWSDESVTDMISLRKRMNVFSFRLEELGLNHIKSREALLRNISNNQKSESLVDFSNICEPLKKYSRNAEGTEYQTYSPFTLFADACIPDASDALEFNKVVTNYLSDKSIENERVVVGYLNKWTKMNSDLNVLSQNAPLIQPLLPLSKSLNDLAEQLLLKINKKQNIDISILNELLEKCNSKEHADVELAVYNSLKKLVQA; this is translated from the coding sequence ATGAAATACATCGTACTTTTTTTATTTGCCAATTTTATATCTTATGCTCAAATTACCAAAGAGCAATTAAATATTATGCCTTGGCCACAAAATATTTCTTTATCAGAAGGTAGTTTTGCTTTAACAAAAAACTTCAAAGTAAATATTACTGGAGCTCCAAATTCAAGAGTTTTTAGTGGTGCTACTAATTTTTTGAGACGATTGGATGGTCGAACTGGTTTGTTTTTTAACCAAGGTTTCATAACAGGTTTAAATGAAGTTCCTTCAGCTGAACTTCAAATTAATTGTGTCCGTAACGGAAAAATTGAATTGTATGAAGATGAAAGTTATTTATTAGATATTACTAAAAATAAAATTACAATTAATGCTACTTCGGATCTTGGTGCATTGCATGCCTTGGAAACGTTGCTACAATTGGTACAAAATAATAGTAAATCATTCTATTTTCCAATCTCAAAAATATCCGATTTTCCAAGATTTACATGGAGAGGTTTAATGATAGATGCTGCAAGACATTTTATGCCCGTCGATGTAATAAAAAGAAATTTAGATGCGATGGCCGCTGCAAAAATGAATGTTTTTCATTGGCATTTAGTAGACGATCAAGGATGGAGAATCGAAATGAAAAAACATCCGAAACTGATTCAAATGGCATCGGACGGGAATTATTATACCCAAGAAGAAATAAAGAACGTTGTTAAGTACGCAGGGGAAAGAGGAATTTTGATAGTTCCGGAAATCGACATGCCCGGCCACGGAACGGCAATACTCACAGCTTACCCAGAAATAGGAAGTAAAGTTGTTGATGTAAATATTAATTCGGGCGAGAAAGAGCAAAAATTCACTCAAATTCAATCCTATAACCTCGAAAGAAATTCAGGTATTTTTACTCCAACTTTGGATCCTTCAAATCCCAAAACGTATCAATTGATAAGTGAGTTTTTTGATGAAGTTTGTCCGCTCTTTCCTGGGAAATTTTTTCACATTGGGGGTGATGAAAACGAAGGTAAAGATTGGGACAGTAATCCAGCAATTCAAGTTTTTAAAAAGAAACATAATTTAGCAAACAACCATGAATTGCAAACGTATTTCACCATGCAACTGATTCCAATGCTCAAAAAGCATAATAAAGTATTAATGGGTTGGGAGGAAATCATGACCAAAAACATGTCTAAAGATGCCATAATTCATTCATGGAAAGGGATTAATGAAGGTGTTCCTGCTGGAAAATCGCTTGTTGATGCAGTAAAAGGAGGGTACAAAACGGTATTGTCTAATGGGTATTATATTGATTTGGTTTATGGCGTTGAAGATCATTATACAGTGGATCCAATGCCTAAAAATGTTACTTTGTCTGAAGAAGAAAAAGCTAGAATTCTTGGAGGTGAAGCCACCATGTGGTCCGAATTGGTTACTCCCACAACTATCGATTCCAGAATTTGGCCAAGAACAGCCGCCATTGCAGAGCGTTTATGGTCTGATGAAAGTGTAACAGACATGATTAGCTTACGCAAAAGAATGAATGTTTTCTCCTTTAGATTGGAAGAATTGGGATTGAATCATATTAAAAGCAGAGAAGCTTTGCTAAGGAATATCAGTAATAATCAAAAAAGTGAATCTTTAGTAGATTTTTCAAATATATGTGAACCGCTTAAAAAATATTCAAGAAATGCTGAGGGAACAGAATATCAAACGTATTCCCCTTTTACGTTGTTTGCTGATGCTTGCATTCCAGATGCCTCAGATGCTTTGGAATTTAATAAAGTGGTAACAAATTATTTGAGTGATAAATCAATTGAAAATGAAAGAGTTGTTGTTGGTTATTTGAATAAATGGACCAAAATGAATTCTGATTTGAATGTCCTAAGTCAAAATGCGCCATTGATTCAGCCCTTATTGCCTTTGTCTAAAAGTTTAAATGATTTAGCGGAACAGCTTTTGTTAAAAATAAATAAAAAACAAAATATAGACATTTCTATATTGAATGAATTACTGGAAAAATGTAATTCTAAAGAACATGCCGATGTTGAATTAGCGGTATATAATAGCTTGAAAAAGTTAGTTCAAGCTTAA
- a CDS encoding ABC-F family ATP-binding cassette domain-containing protein: MLTVNNLSVQFGKRILFDEVNTTFTHGNIYGVIGANGAGKSTFLKIIAGDIDPTSGHIHLEPGKRMSVLNQNHNMFDEHTVLETVMMGNKILYAVKTEMDALYLDYNDKNADRIGELQVQFEEMNGWNADSDAASMLSNLGISEDNHYTLMGDLEGKIKVRVLLAQALFGNPDLLIMDEPTNDLDFETIAWLENFLANYENTVIVVSHDRHFLDSVCTHISDIDFGKINHYSGNYTFWYESSQLAAKQRAQQNKKAEEKKQELEEFIRRFSANVAKSKQATSRKKMISKLNISEIRPSSRRYPAIIFDQDREAGDQILNVQNLSASIDGEILFKGVDLNMAKGDKIVLFSKDSRATTAFYEILNGNQQPDSGTFDWGVTTNQAYLPVENHSFFENDYTLVDWLRQWAKTEEERDEVFIRGFLGKMIFSGEEALKTSRVLSGGEKVRCMLSRMMMERANILMLDEPTNHLDLESITAFNNSLKNFKGSVIFTTHDHEFAQTVGNRVVELTPNGAIDRYMTFDEYLDDEKVQELRTKMYS, encoded by the coding sequence ATGTTAACAGTCAATAATTTATCAGTTCAGTTTGGCAAACGAATTTTGTTCGACGAAGTAAATACAACCTTTACACACGGAAATATTTACGGAGTTATTGGAGCCAATGGTGCTGGAAAATCAACTTTTCTTAAAATAATTGCAGGTGATATTGACCCAACTTCGGGGCATATTCATTTGGAACCAGGAAAACGTATGTCGGTTTTAAATCAAAACCACAATATGTTTGACGAACATACGGTACTGGAAACCGTGATGATGGGAAACAAAATCCTATATGCTGTGAAAACAGAAATGGATGCGTTGTACCTAGACTACAATGATAAAAATGCCGATAGGATAGGAGAGTTGCAAGTACAATTTGAAGAAATGAACGGTTGGAATGCCGATTCTGATGCTGCTTCAATGCTGTCGAATCTTGGTATTTCTGAAGACAATCATTACACTTTGATGGGTGATTTGGAAGGAAAAATCAAAGTGAGAGTACTTTTGGCGCAAGCCCTTTTTGGAAATCCAGATTTACTTATTATGGATGAGCCTACCAATGACTTGGATTTTGAAACTATTGCTTGGTTAGAGAATTTCTTAGCAAACTATGAAAATACAGTTATTGTAGTTTCTCACGATAGACACTTTTTAGATTCTGTTTGTACTCATATTTCCGATATAGATTTTGGTAAAATAAACCATTATTCCGGGAATTATACTTTTTGGTATGAATCCAGTCAATTAGCTGCGAAACAACGTGCACAACAAAACAAAAAAGCCGAAGAAAAGAAACAAGAATTAGAAGAATTTATACGTCGTTTTTCTGCAAATGTGGCCAAATCTAAACAAGCTACTTCTCGTAAAAAAATGATTTCTAAATTGAATATTTCTGAGATTAGACCTTCGAGCCGTCGTTATCCTGCCATTATTTTTGATCAGGATCGTGAAGCGGGTGATCAAATTTTGAATGTTCAAAATTTAAGTGCCTCGATTGATGGAGAAATCTTGTTTAAAGGAGTAGATCTGAATATGGCCAAAGGGGATAAAATTGTTCTTTTCTCCAAAGATTCGCGTGCTACTACCGCATTTTATGAGATATTAAACGGAAATCAACAACCAGATTCTGGTACATTTGATTGGGGAGTTACAACTAACCAAGCGTATTTACCTGTTGAAAATCATTCGTTTTTTGAAAATGATTATACTCTTGTGGATTGGTTGCGTCAATGGGCCAAAACGGAGGAAGAACGTGATGAAGTTTTTATTAGAGGTTTCCTTGGGAAAATGATTTTCTCTGGAGAAGAAGCTTTAAAAACCAGCAGAGTATTATCTGGAGGAGAAAAAGTACGTTGTATGTTGTCTCGAATGATGATGGAACGTGCTAATATTTTAATGCTAGACGAACCAACGAATCACTTGGATTTAGAATCGATTACAGCTTTCAATAATTCATTAAAAAACTTTAAGGGATCAGTTATTTTTACAACTCATGATCATGAATTTGCTCAAACAGTTGGTAATCGTGTAGTGGAGTTAACGCCAAATGGTGCTATCGATCGTTATATGACTTTTGATGAATATTTAGACGATGAAAAAGTTCAAGAATTAAGGACGAAAATGTATTCTTAA
- a CDS encoding IS982 family transposase produces the protein MSNIVKNYFRVLEVISSLNCKLENKSDVGRKQKMSDLEVVALSLTAEFMSIDSENSLFKEINKQEIPNLIERSQFNKRRRKLFFFLEEVRTKLASRFLEFEDYFIVDSMPLEICKFARHRRIKICKNEFETAPSKGFCASQNNWFYGYKLHGVCSINGIFHSLDITKAEVHDVHFLKNIKQQMSDCVVLGDRGYLSQSIQLDLFQTVNIKLETPKRANQKDYKPQPYIFRKSRKRIETLFSQLCDQFRIRNNYAKTFEGFKTRILAKITALTLVQYVNKFIFDRPINNIKNQTI, from the coding sequence ATGTCAAATATAGTAAAAAATTATTTTAGAGTTTTAGAAGTTATAAGTTCTTTGAATTGTAAATTAGAGAATAAATCAGATGTCGGCAGAAAACAAAAAATGTCTGATTTAGAAGTAGTTGCGTTAAGTTTGACGGCTGAATTCATGTCTATTGATAGTGAAAATTCTTTATTTAAAGAGATTAATAAGCAAGAAATACCTAATTTAATTGAGCGAAGTCAGTTCAATAAACGAAGGCGAAAATTGTTTTTCTTTTTAGAAGAAGTAAGAACAAAATTAGCATCTCGGTTTTTAGAATTTGAAGATTATTTCATCGTGGATAGTATGCCGTTGGAGATTTGCAAATTTGCACGTCATAGGAGGATTAAAATCTGTAAAAATGAGTTTGAAACAGCTCCTTCAAAAGGGTTTTGCGCTTCTCAAAACAACTGGTTTTACGGATATAAATTGCATGGAGTTTGTTCTATAAATGGAATTTTCCATTCATTGGATATTACAAAAGCAGAAGTTCATGATGTTCATTTTTTGAAAAATATAAAACAACAAATGTCTGATTGTGTAGTGCTTGGTGATAGAGGGTACTTATCTCAAAGCATTCAATTAGATTTGTTTCAAACGGTTAATATAAAATTAGAAACACCCAAAAGAGCTAATCAAAAAGATTATAAACCACAACCTTATATCTTTAGAAAATCAAGAAAAAGAATTGAAACATTATTTTCACAACTATGCGACCAGTTCAGAATTAGAAACAATTATGCAAAAACTTTTGAAGGATTTAAAACAAGAATTTTAGCAAAAATAACAGCATTAACATTGGTTCAATATGTCAATAAATTCATCTTTGATAGACCAATAAACAATATTAAAAATCAAACAATTTAA
- a CDS encoding DUF418 domain-containing protein: MSNQFILLQIITPNGLKIYLPDIIARKATMNSLSIIVTSWSNCAFMIILVSTFLLLYQKKSLNNFLEKLIPFGKMSLTNYIMQSIVGSFIYYRYGLGLVEYTGATYCLLIGIVLFVLQLAFCTWWLKTHKQGPMEYIWHKATWISFRK, from the coding sequence ATATCTAATCAATTTATTTTACTGCAAATAATTACACCCAACGGGTTAAAAATATATTTGCCAGACATTATAGCAAGAAAAGCAACTATGAATAGTCTTTCAATAATTGTAACTTCATGGTCAAACTGTGCATTTATGATTATTTTGGTTTCTACTTTCCTATTGTTATATCAAAAAAAATCTTTAAATAATTTTTTGGAAAAGCTCATTCCTTTTGGAAAAATGAGTTTAACCAATTATATCATGCAATCCATTGTAGGTTCTTTTATTTATTACCGTTACGGATTGGGACTTGTAGAATATACTGGAGCTACTTATTGTTTGCTAATCGGAATTGTTTTATTTGTACTTCAATTAGCATTTTGTACATGGTGGTTAAAAACACATAAGCAAGGCCCTATGGAGTATATTTGGCATAAAGCAACATGGATTTCTTTTAGAAAATAA
- a CDS encoding RagB/SusD family nutrient uptake outer membrane protein translates to MKINKIKKAAIYISMIAAVGCTSDFESTNTNPKGATEEMLSQDFGNVAAPMKVMFNNVIIQMPEWQYQLQQNLNADIWSGYMATPTAFAGGSNNTTYNLIDGWNGFIWNIAYGNFMANALKVEQLAKEKSKDVYAISLILKVQGMHRVTDIYGPIVYSKFGTENSVVEYDSQEQVYTQMFSELDTAINQLMIGADSNAKPVENIDQSNYGGKRNLWIKYANSLRLRLAMRLVKINPTLAKSQALLAINNKYGVMTTNEDNFVLKSATPNAINTISSGWGDICMSADMESILGGYNDPRISKYFSASTQFPGEYRGVRTGIEIASKADHADFSRIGDVVKTGDIVFVSAAQTSFLLAEAVLRGWTSGSAKAFYENGITLSFAQNGISGAATYIQNNTNKPKDYVDAASIAIPFYVVNNSPAVSKITVAWDDAASNEVKLEKIITQKWIAGFPEGQEAWSEYRRTGYPKLFPVLKNTSGGKITTEFGPRRINFAQSEKDGNPGGVATGLAKLGGLDNGGTRLWWDTTGPNF, encoded by the coding sequence ATGAAAATAAACAAAATAAAAAAAGCTGCTATATACATTTCGATGATTGCAGCTGTAGGATGTACAAGTGATTTTGAATCAACAAATACCAATCCTAAAGGAGCTACAGAAGAAATGTTATCACAAGATTTTGGTAATGTTGCAGCTCCAATGAAAGTTATGTTCAATAATGTAATTATTCAAATGCCTGAATGGCAATATCAATTGCAGCAAAACTTGAATGCTGATATTTGGTCTGGATATATGGCAACTCCGACTGCTTTTGCAGGTGGGTCAAATAATACGACTTACAATCTAATTGATGGTTGGAATGGTTTTATCTGGAATATTGCATATGGTAATTTTATGGCAAATGCTTTAAAAGTTGAACAGCTTGCAAAAGAGAAATCAAAAGATGTTTATGCAATCTCTTTAATTCTTAAAGTACAAGGAATGCATAGAGTAACTGATATTTATGGCCCAATTGTGTATTCAAAATTTGGTACCGAAAATTCAGTTGTTGAATATGATTCTCAAGAACAAGTTTATACACAAATGTTTTCAGAACTAGACACTGCAATTAATCAATTAATGATTGGAGCAGATTCAAATGCAAAACCAGTTGAGAATATTGATCAATCTAATTATGGAGGTAAACGTAATTTATGGATAAAATATGCTAATTCATTGCGTCTTCGTTTAGCAATGAGACTTGTTAAGATTAATCCAACTTTAGCTAAATCTCAAGCTTTGTTAGCAATTAATAATAAGTACGGTGTGATGACTACAAACGAAGATAACTTTGTTTTGAAATCTGCTACTCCAAATGCTATCAACACAATTAGTTCAGGCTGGGGTGATATTTGTATGTCTGCTGACATGGAGTCTATATTAGGTGGGTACAATGACCCAAGGATATCAAAATATTTTAGCGCATCAACTCAATTCCCTGGTGAATATAGAGGTGTCAGAACTGGAATTGAAATTGCTTCAAAAGCAGATCACGCTGATTTCTCAAGAATTGGTGATGTAGTAAAAACCGGTGATATTGTTTTTGTATCTGCAGCACAAACTAGTTTTTTATTAGCTGAGGCTGTATTAAGAGGTTGGACATCAGGTTCTGCTAAAGCTTTTTATGAAAATGGAATAACATTATCGTTTGCTCAAAACGGTATAAGTGGTGCGGCAACTTATATTCAAAATAATACAAACAAGCCAAAGGATTATGTTGATGCGGCTTCAATTGCAATACCTTTTTATGTTGTTAATAATTCTCCTGCAGTTAGTAAAATCACTGTTGCTTGGGATGATGCAGCTTCGAATGAGGTTAAGTTAGAAAAAATTATTACTCAAAAATGGATCGCTGGATTCCCAGAAGGTCAAGAAGCTTGGTCTGAGTATAGAAGAACAGGTTATCCAAAACTTTTCCCAGTCCTTAAAAATACCAGTGGAGGTAAAATAACTACCGAGTTTGGACCACGTAGAATCAATTTTGCTCAATCTGAGAAAGATGGTAACCCAGGTGGAGTAGCTACAGGATTGGCAAAATTAGGAGGACTTGATAATGGAGGAACTAGACTTTGGTGGGATACTACTGGACCTAATTTCTAA